tcccacgtgaaggttgggctttgaaagaaaacaaaggttcaggcttattggcctcaattgtatctgagagactgacttataaatgtccggtaggtatgataatgtctgtacacttgagaagttaagaatttatttccccaattcgccgtggtggaataccacagcagacactagagaccttgagacaacaaaaaaagtactcagggacgcctgcctggtgaacaagaacgacgacagaaggctgcgacagctgtgtccggatcaggtaggagatattaatgaaaaagttgacaaactcctaagagacacccagtttattcgaaatacttttgataagttaaatgagggtattcccaacatcaccaaggagataaagttacgtaaattcatagattggtacagggaaacaggacaaaagtatagcccaaatatttggttttctagttgtaatttaactttcagacccctttgggaaaacagagagtggaaaacgagcaatcagagtatacaggacagtctgaagtcaattggaggacaagacttagagactgttcttttaaaagatattagtcatccagcttgcaaggagacatttttaaaagcaattttcgttgacatagatcccctaaacggacaagaacctaaattaaaacaggcattagaaagcggtcccgcagctatggctgtacagttgcctgctaagacttttgaccaagttattaaggaaattaatcaggaattagaggagcgaaataccagtaatgcggcattggaaaaacaaaaaatgctccgaaaatgtgtagaccgctggaggaagaggggttggttacccgggggcactgagatgttcctgacaggtgaggaaaaaaaaattttaaaacgtagaggcttagataagctggaagaaacaaaacacagaagggaaaggaaaagtgcctgtttccagtttccagccacgaagtgtccgggtttgctctctccctccctcctttcaccctcccccctctctcttctctccccctctctctcttctcccccccctcctctctcacccactccccctcccaatcccaatctgtggtggtgctgccctgaaatccccaggttgggcagggcagagaaatacaatttggttttaattttgtgcccacaattccagctccgcatcaaatgggatcctgttttatcctctctccctccctttttcccgcacccccaccattgcgggatcagggcagacattgtgggctgacgtgtagctcactcgaggtgggagggaaggaaggagtgatagttcccagtggtgggagacccaatctgatccagaccagtgatcacaggatgagaaccttttaaaacctttgaaacgaaagtgttaatctgaagacttttctcccagtggggccagtgcaaggcattttctctctctatctcttgtgctctgtgtatctgcctctctatctctttctctcgctatgctctctctctctctctctctctctctctctctctctctctctctctctctctctctctctctctctctctctctctctctctggcaccccagatgggacactggagtcacgtcccttatattcagatattgagacactggggtgtgacaagaaccacgggaatagggacacatcagacgaggtacaggcccctttaataaaaatagaagggggagtaatagatgtagagacccctctggagtccaagaaaatagaaaaggagttagagatacagaaatggaacatgaaaaaggttcaggataacattaaaaacttaaacagagatattaatgtgctggggcagatcagtgaggatcaaaaagaattaatggtaggtgtattgaaggaagtggaaaagataactacaacactgtcaggagaaattaaagctgaaggaatggtaataggagtaaaggacgaaaagtgtagtacagatgaggaaacgagatacgatccaccatgggaggaaagtagaaggaaaagactcgggagggagaaaaatagacatgcctacctggacatagttagaacaaaagagaaagatgtgaaacaactaaactatggccgaaaagattatcttagagatgaacgtgaccaatatacctttgaccctgagacattggaagctgatagggacagtgacagtgacgaagaagagtcagaacaaggtgggataaataaatgcatgccaagagtaaagaaggagcagaaatccccaaaattgagatatcaatgcccattactgatcacgggacggggaactcaaaaatatgtaccctggtcacgaatggacttagagagtttaatgaaaaaactacctccgttgagtaatggggctagtccatggatttcttgttttgagcgagaaacctgccaagaacaattagcactcgcagatgtcagaactatcatgataagattaaaagcagaaggggccctgaagcaaatagagagaattgtaagaagcagtaaattgggggatgaaatagaatttaacccacttcggaataaattttgggaagcacttagagaaacatttcctacaccctatagtttggatgccttggtaacccttcaactaaaggaaggagagactgcacacgagtatttcactcgagcatgggacttatgggaaacagggactggagaaagacccgaccacagccccttaggaagggctcactttcgtaatgggataataaacggactacctgctacggttcaagcaaaattaagggacattgtgggagtagagacaatgtcagaggatttgtggaaaagacacctgacacatgcaatcaaacgacatcgtcaatcagagcatgctaagtcagaaagtgcgtcccagaaggaggtggacaaaacaaccgataaattggtgagagccatagaacatataggggttaaattagcggcccaacagatagtcccacaggtcatggggccagtgataaatccgggaccccaagtaagaaatggttgggaaagacagctaggtacaatgtatagaggggaacatgcagtatgctggtactgccaaaatcctggacactaccagcggaactgtccggaggctgggagagcaaggggaaaaagattaccctctatgagaggctatcggggaagaggaggaaacttaagaggacaagcaaggggtaggggtggacacattgatgggccccagagaatcggggggtggcagagtgatcaacaagtccaggcacctcagtgtaatgactatattgaggaaggtgctgaatttgattattgacggtgcccaggagaatcaaaaatcacgcctccctgggagccaccaaaaatttgggggacggtaaatggagaaaaaattgaatttatggttgacacaggggcagcagttacgacagtgattaaaaaacccccagggagcacattttcgggcaaaacattatctacaataggattctccgggataagggaaacacagccctatacagataacatcgacatgacatttggacgacaaagggttaaaacgcctgtcctggttgtgccaagttgccccattaatttattagcaagggacattcttaccaaactaggaataaccatacaatgttctgagaagggccttcggttaacatacccaggggatacaataagaaggggaggacagtttatagtaatgaccccatctaacgcttcagaagtattttctggagtcggctactgtatgatgaaccaggcccagggctgattaaacagttttttgagtggagggccagtattcctcggtatggggattaccattatccactagatcctatgcatgttacattaaactacaccatccacccggaccaggaatatgaggagaggtgggactctctaaaagaagggaagacagaaacgatacattgtccatttatctttgtaggtaaggagggaatagctgctatggttgtcatgacagaagaacaaatggagtggttctgcttaggagtagaaagtgtgcctcatgtgaccttgggtattgccaaagatcatcacgctcgacagctgggtccgatggtaaaggaagcgatagggtgtgaatacaggtagacagaaatcccgggatattccacctcggagggaggaaaatttgtcagactgaatattgaagcatgggaccaggtagtgaatgagaaagtagaaagagaccgagccatagaaggagaaaatattgatcacagagactcagacaaatatctttctaatctgagtccacatatatggacaacggggccctatgatgtgggagtaataaaaggagaggtatttctagaattggccaaccccgggcagaaaccaatatggagaaaacaataccgcttgtcgcccagtcaggaggagggtattaaaggaacgatagaagggttaatggagtcaggggttttaagggcggcacctgacagtatgtggtacacgcccatcatgcctgttcccaaaccgggtagaaaagactggaggatggtacacgacctccgggagattaacttggctaccaagaccatcgggagaccagtcccagacccatatgtagcacttagggctctgagtccggagcacgaatactatactgtcattgatctggcaaacgcattcttctgcttgaaattagctgaggaatgccaagactggttaactttcacttaccaagcacatcggtacacatacactagattacctcagggttataaggacagtccaggactgttcaatcaggcccttagcgaaatcctaatgaaattaaagctcccgaaagatgttacactgattcagtatgtagacgacctactattagcagggaaaacgccacatgggtgcctgacagggcagccaaacaggttactggttatcatgaacatatacaggggatgattttgaggtcccataacaaaaaaaaaatgaatctgaaactaaggagacttgtagcagattgaatgactacacagatgagttttgtggaggaagagtgctgtacaactggctccccgctaactgggatggtcggtgtgctctagtaacccttaatgcgccagtgctgattgtcaaaaggcaggagggagacgaggattccctagaattgcgccacacagagagttggctgtggagaaaaaggaggagtgttggactcttggggccgggaggaaggaaccctgatggggtatggattgatgccattggccaagcccggaatattccggacgaatttaaattagccgatgagattgcagctgggtttgaaagctttcctgtttttagtgcaatatttcccatcactgtaaataagaatgttaataggatcaaccttattcactataatgtccagcgccttgcaaatttgaccagggacgttgttgaggcaatacatcaacaactgtcagaaacttcccttatgacacttcagaatgggatagcgattgatatggtcctggcagagaaaggtggagtgtgtgctatgtttggagatctatgctgcacttctatctctaataacacagggccagatggatcactcactaaggggttaacgaaacttagggcattggcgaaagaattaaaagcccagtctggagtctccaatcctgttttatcctggttacagggagtgtttgggagatggagcacattgttaggacaacttttgctgggtttgttcatttctgtatcaatttttatcacttgtggctgttgttgtattccatgcattcgaacgctggtcacgaggaccatagagacagcccttgctgaccgtgatgaactgcctccgaaatatcaagctgtgcaggctgtggagcaagactatctcacattacaggagacggagaaagttgctgagatcgatctggagtctgaaggggaatgtgatgggaaggagggattgtgaattagattgttacacatataattttaaccttgcttgtaacccaaatattataacattgattgtaacacaaacattattaatcagattgtagaacaagtattatgaattagattgtagaccatatgttaacttgggaatttactaatgtacggggggttagctagttttttgcttgggggcaaatgggatgaaacttgtaaacgggcaatgggatcggggtgacggatggggggtgtacgcaaaggagggttgggggaaccctcgcccaccagccgaactaccctgtgaacagaacccgtatagagcttggcaataataggcgaaataatgtaacgcggtggtagcatagtcagggcgagattgtcctctaaagaggacaaaggagggattgtaaggtaaaacatcatgagatgggaatgtgtagggagttaccctgtacagggcagtaacaagaaggggaggtgtccttgtactcctgttaggtaaaacatcatgagatgggaccggagaaggagtcacccagtactaaggagtaacagaatgcatccttgtacttacaagataagagagacattgatggattgagaggcaggaagctagcagggaaaggatagcaacagttttagtcattggacaagtaatgatatgatgatgttctaaacatgtatccaagggtataaaaaatcaccattttgctgataacggcagaatgcattctccgactaactttgttagtcgcaagtgttacaatccggtaataaagaacaaagaaccctgatttcgactcagtctggtgtttgtctcactcattcatgaacaaagcagacctaacaatacacaAACAGCACACAAACAACCCCCATACACAAACCCCACACCCAAAAACAACACACATGCAAACCCCACACACATAACCCCACACACGCAAACCCCCTATGCACAACCACCACACACACTTCAAtcccacacacacaaaacccacaCACACGAACCCCCCGCACACACAAACCCCCTATGCACAACCACCACACACACTTCAAtcccacacacacaaaacccacacacacgaaccccacacacacaaaccccccgcacacacaaaccccactcacacaaaccccacacacacaaaccccacacacacaaaccccaaaCAAAAAACCCCAAACACAAATCCCACAAACACAATACCCACACagaaacccacacacacaaaccccacacacaaaaccccccaacacacacaatgAACCCACAAACCCAACACACAAAAACCACCACACACAAACCCcctcacacacaaacccacacacaataTCCACATacaacccccccccacaaacaAATCCATCACATACAAACACCATGCACACAAATCCAACACACAATCCCCACACATAAACTACACACACAAACTGGCCATGCATACAAACACCACACACAAACCCCCcacacacaaacccccccccacacaaaccccacacacacaaacccccccacacacaaaccTCCCACACACAAACCCCACACATGCAACCAACCCACACACAAATtcaacacacacaaacccacacacaaaaCCCTACACATGCAAAGCCCCACACACAAAGCCCCACATGCAAAccaaccacacacacaaaccacccACTCACTAACCCCACATACACAAACCCCACACAAACAAACACCCGCACACACAAAACCTACACAT
The Narcine bancroftii isolate sNarBan1 chromosome 1, sNarBan1.hap1, whole genome shotgun sequence genome window above contains:
- the LOC138744987 gene encoding uncharacterized protein — its product is MKKVQDNIKNLNRDINVLGQISEDQKELMVGVLKEVEKITTTLSGEIKAEGMVIGVKDEKCSTDEETRYDPPWEESRRKRLGREKNRHAYLDIVRTKEKDVKQLNYGRKDYLRDERDQYTFDPETLEADRDSDSDEEESEQGGINKCMPRVKKEQKSPKLRYQCPLLITGRGTQKYVPWSRMDLESLMKKLPPLSNGASPWISCFERETCQEQLALADVRTIMIRLKAEGALKQIERIVRSSKLGDEIEFNPLRNKFWEALRETFPTPYSLDALVTLQLKEGETAHEYFTRAWDLWETGTGERPDHSPLGRAHFRNGIINGLPATVQAKLRDIVGVETMSEDLWKRHLTHAIKRHRQSEHAKSESASQKEVDKTTDKLVRAIEHIGVKLAAQQIVPQVMGPVINPGPQVRNGWERQLGTMYRGEHAVCWYCQNPGHYQRNCPEAGRARGKRLPSMRGYRGRGGNLRGQARGRGGHIDGPQRIGGWQSDQQVQAPQCNDYIEEGAEFDY